The Raphanus sativus cultivar WK10039 unplaced genomic scaffold, ASM80110v3 Scaffold3998, whole genome shotgun sequence genome includes the window GTAATGGTAATCGGCGCGGAGTGAAAGACTTATGAAATATTAAtgttacattttatattttttttaaaatattatttttacattattGATTTTTCacttaataaaaatttgattatatatatagacgtaaaatcagaaaatatattaaaggccattttgatcaaaagattagccaaaaaaatattaaatacttttacattagagtaatttattataaaaacttACATATATCAAATATCTTGGGTTTTATTTAAGGGGCCATCAGCATATGATTGGCTCATGCAACCACAATGTAGTTACTAATACTATGATTGTTTAGGACTTTGACTGCTATGGTTTTCAGACTAATGACTTTACAAAATTTTTGGATGTGGCTTTAAAAGTTAtggcttaaaaaaaaaattcataaactcTATCTTTTGGAAAAAGTAAAGAAACGTGAAGGAAAAATGAAAGTTGAGACTCTGAATGTTTTAGGGGTTTTGAGAGAGATTTTTAGGAAAACTAAAGTGTGATTGGTGaaattattagtttcaattttagataattatgaAGTCCTTAAAGCCTTAAAAATCCCCAATCACAACCTAAAACTCGctaactaaaaacataaatgaaaACTGAGTTTTATCGTATAAAATAGGCTAAACTAATGTTTTTTAAGTATATTGAGTTATCATATAAAACTATAGATTAATTATTGCATTAATTATATCACTTACATATATAATTCAttacaaatatgtatatataatcatatagcGGATCAGATCGAATATGcaattttaaaagtattagtatttatgatttactttatttttgcGAATATTgtatattagtatttgttttttttttgtagagtAACGGATAtccatatttttgttttccgaATAGAAAAggataaataatcaaatcaaaatttacggatatttttcTTAGCCCTACATACATGTgcatataactaaatatttactACAAGTGAGAATTTCTAATTCTCTTGGAAgctgaaatattatttttaatgtttccaTTCACCATCGACCCAATTTTAATGAAATGATTTGtcttaataattttgtttttttcaattgTTATCTAAACTTGATTTCcatgcatttaaaaattataatatgaaaccATTGGTTTGACATCATAATtgtttaaaattcatataacatatgaaaccaaataaataataataattttgggTTATCAtcgaaaaaaactaaaatatcaaaaaaattaaacgaataaacaaaataaatattgatttaaaatgattgttatattttaatagattaaaaactaaaaaaactaacaaaaccGAAACGATTTCTCAGATTAAATAATGTTAAACTAAGCAGATGGATTTTGAGATAATTTATTTGTTAGTTAATGCCCCGTTGTTGGAGAATATTTACTTCCCATTTGAGAAATCTTAATCAATCACGGAACAATTGGCTTACTCTGTTAGCAATAAATAATTAACCAAGTAGAATTAAGAAGCCACCTCTCTTTCACAGAGAGGCTTTTGCTGATCTCTATACAGAGAAGAAAAAGATTAACCTAAATAAACTAAACAAATCATTAAGCTGTTTACTTGCCAAACAAGAAACATTATGACAATAAAATcacaagaaaaaataataatttgtggaATGGTTAAGGAAATAGAATCAAGAAACTGTATCCATTTCATTTTCTCCTTCTTTCACCCTCTCTTGTTCTCTTttccatcttcatcatcatcatttgtTTCTTCTACGTTCGTCTTCTCTTTCACTCTATCATCTACATTCACATCTCCATCAACTTCACCATTCTTCATCGCTGTATCTTCATCTTCACCGTCTGTTTTTTCCTCtgcctcttcatcttcttctccgttTCCTCTTTTACTCTCTGCTATCTCCTCCGTACAATCATCATCTTCTATTCCTTGAGACCTCTCTTCCTTGTAAACCAA containing:
- the LOC130507077 gene encoding uncharacterized protein LOC130507077, whose protein sequence is MRVSVEIITGTFINTEVGENATVKELKEKIANEVQLSVRRLILVVGHEEQRRMVREDEDETMLIDLGVREDSHMYLFFKHPDLVYKEERSQGIEDDDCTEEIAESKRGNGEEDEEAEEKTDGEDEDTAMKNGEVDGDVNVDDRVKEKTNVEETNDDDEDGKENKRG